In Electrophorus electricus isolate fEleEle1 chromosome 6, fEleEle1.pri, whole genome shotgun sequence, a single genomic region encodes these proteins:
- the znf532 gene encoding zinc finger protein 532, with translation MGDMKTPDFDDLLAAFDIPDMVDPKAAIESGHDDHDGQIKHNVHHDEESHVPSAPDVGVSVIVKNVRNLDTNEHPLADKDSHHPSVGNGMHNGFMAVSPSNRLSKDGDKLQKSHAMEVAGSTFSQFSPISSADEFDDDDKIEVDDPLDRQNRLPFFRPNPLTGINVKQEELSSQSSKPGANGNFNLSKAENPSANGTLGNSHDPSKPKKSEAQPKEALKAQDGKEAKEAVVGLSMTNLSQAKAKSSVKLSSCIAAIAALSAKKASTDSTVAEPLTPKLGSPKEAKESPKVTEKPPEQESALELAKKMLSKQPESPCSVNSEHSSKGSPSSPAGSTPVIPKVRIKTIKTSSGQIKRTVTRVLPEFDPEGLKKGIDAASIVVSSLLPSPTSNSVFSSPTRAALPTTVVATSAGSTIEVTKQMTIKPVATAFLPVSAVKTAGSQVINLKLANNTTVKATVIPAATVQSASSAILKAANAIQQQTVVVPASSLTNTKLVPKTVHLTNLNLLPQTSASELHQVLSKSQQPIKQAMMACQPTKKVSRVQVLASSQSSVVEAFNKVLSSINPVPVYVPNLCPPSSACISLPSRGYKCLECGDSFALEKSLSQHYDRRSVRIEVTCNHCAKNLVFYNKCSLLSHARGHKDKGVVMQCSHLILKPIPADQMILAPSVTSSAPISTSTHGTSSVGSQGKSDMTTVISAPSSAPVVAAMPLDKDVSRLCRSNLKCLECNEVFQEESSLAMHYQQTAESSGQKTCTICQMLLPNQCSFASHQRIHQHKSPYVCPECGATCRSIYFQSHVTKNCLHYTRRVGFRCVHCSVIFADVAGLKSHIQGSHCEIFYKCPICPMAFKSAPGTHSHAYTQHPGVKIGEAKLIYKCSMCDTVFTQQPLLYTHFDQHISNQKVSVFKCPDCSMHYAQKQLMLDHIKSTHGTLKSIEGPPNLGINLPLSSKPINSMTPSPNNKEGGALSSLEKEDKKPACAVKKAGNGTELLKKPTSASAASVCPGWSCKECDRLFTQREVFIAHMKREHGKHLKKHPCRQCDKSFSSSHSLCRHNRIKHKGVRKVYSCLHCPDSKHTFTKRSLLEKHVRLMHGISETEGKASDEPPNADDPSSKDQVRSPKRKLTSDGEDAEEDDEEDNKGGAGSPGQHRRGVSSQPLKKLKVNVFKTHKCAMCNFTTEDLVRFHEHIPQHKTDVSSHQCRECGLCYTSHHSLARHLFIVHKLKEPPGSGRHSDQQENTPAPEETQGIPDTQCKVCGKAFETEAALNTHMRTHGMAFIKSKRLSVAEK, from the exons ATGGGCGACATGAAAACCCCAGACTTTGATGACCTGCTTGCGGCCTTTGACATTCCTGACATGGTCGATCCGAAGGCCGCCATCGAATCTGGCCATGATGACCATGATGGGCAGATCAAACACAACGTCCACCACGATGAGGAGTCCCATGTCCCTTCAGCCCCAGATGTCGGAGTCAGCGTCATTGTTAAGAATGTCCGAAACTTGGATACCAACGAACACCCACTTGCAGATAAAGATTCCCATCATCCCTCAGTGGGAAATGGGATGCACAATGGTTTCATGGCAGTGTCACCTAGCAACAGGTTAAGCAAGGATGGAGACAAGCTTCAGAAAAGCCATGCCATGGAAGTGGCTGGGTCCACATTCAGCCAGTTCAGTCCCATTTCCAGTGCTGACGAGTTTGATGATGACGACAAAATTGAAGTGGACGACCCTTTAGACAGGCAAAACCGTTTACCTTTTTTCCGACCAAATCCTCTTACTGGAATTAATGTTAAACAAGAAGAGTTGTCCTCGCAGTCTTCCAAGCCAGGAGCTAATGGCAACTTCAACCTTTCAAAAGCTGAAAACCCCAGTGCCAATGGTACTTTGGGCAATTCCCATGATCCTTCAAAACCCAAAAAAAGTGAGGCCCAGCCCAAGGAGGCGCTCAAAGCCCAAGACggaaaagaagcaaaagaagCAGTTGTTGGGTTGAGCATGACAAACCTCTCTCAGGCCAAGGCCAAGTCTTCAGTCAAGCTTTCGTCCTGCATTGCTGCTATTGCGGCTCTTAGTGCAAAAAAGGCCAGCACAGACTCCACAGTTGCTGAGCCCCTCACCCCTAAACTAGGCTCACCCAAAGAGGCTAAGGAAAGCCCAAAGGTGACAGAGAAACCTCCAGAGCAAGAATCAGCTCTGGAGCTTGCTAAGAAAATGCTCTCCAAACAGCCCGAGAGCCCTTGCAGTGTCAACAGCGAACACAGTAGCAAAGGGTCTCCCTCCTCACCAGCAGGGTCCACTCCTGTCATTCCCAAAGTTCGCATTAAGACCATTAAAACGTCTTCTGGCCAAATAAAGAGGACTGTCACTAGGGTGCTACCAGAGTTTGACCCTGAAGGTCTCAAAAAGGGCATTGACGCAGCATCCATTGTGGTATCTTCTCTCTTGCCCTCACCAACCTCAAATTCTGTTTTCTCATCCCCCACCAGAGCAGCACTACCTACCACAGTGGTGGCAACATCTGCAGGCTCGACCATTGAAGTGACAAAGCAAATGACCATCAAGCCTGTTGCCACTGCGTTCTTACCAGTCTCTGCAGTCAAGACAGCTGGTTCTCAGGTAATTAACTTGAAACTGGCCAACAATACGACAGTAAAAGCTACCGTCATACCTGCCGCAACAGTTCAGAGCGCCAGCAGTGCCATCCTCAAAGCTGCCAATGCTATTCAGCAACAAACTGTTGTGGTGCCCGCTTCCAGCCTCACCAACACCAAACTTGTTCCAAAGACTGTACACCTTACCAACTTGAACCTCCTTCCCCAGACATCAGCCTCAGAGCTCCATCAGGTCCTGTCGAAATCCCAGCAACCCATCAAACAAGCCATGATGGCCTGCCAGCCTACTAAGAAAGTGTCCCGTGTTCAGGTGTTGGCCAGCTCCCAGAGTTCAGTTGTTGAAGccttcaacaaagtattgagcaGCATCAACCCTGTGCCAGTTTATGTGCCCAACCTTTGCCCCCCATCCTCTGCTTGCATCTCTCTACCATCGCGGGGCTACAAATGTCTTGAGTGTGGTGACTCTTTTGCTCTAGAGAAAAGCCTAAGCCAGCATTATGACCGGAGGAGTGTTCGCATCGAGGTCACTTGCAACCACTGCGCCAAAAACTTGGTCTTTTACAACAAATGCAGCCTCCTCTCTCATGCCAGAGGACACAAAGACAAAGGAGTCGTCATGCAGTGTTCCCATCTCATCCTCAAGCCCATCCCTGCTGATCAGATGATCCTGGCCCCATCGGTCACCTCTAGTGCCCCCATTTCTACATCAACCCATGGTACTTCTTCTGTAGGCAGCCAAGGGAAGAGTGACATGACAACAGTGATCTCTGCCCCCTCTTCAGCCCCTGTAGTGGCTGCCATGCCATTGGACAAAGATGTGTCCAGGCTCTGCCGGTCAAATCTGAAGTGCTTGGAGTGTAATGAGGTGTTTCAGGAGGAGTCTTCCCTGGCTATGCACTATCAACAGACGGCAGAGTCGAGTGGACAG AAAACCTGCaccatctgccaaatgctgctTCCCAATCAGTGCAGCTTTGCCTCCCACCAGCGGATCCATCAGCACAAGTCTCCCTATGTCTGCCCGGAGTGTGGGGCCACCTGTCGCTCCATTTACTTCCAGTCCCACGTCACTAAGAACTGCCTGCACTACACACGCAGAGTGGGCTTCCG ATGTGTCCACTGTAGCGTCATCTTCGCCGATGTTGCGGGCCTCAAGTCCCATATTCAGGGGTCCCACTGCGAGATATTCTACAAATGCCCCATTTGCCCCATGGCTTTTAAATCTGCCCCAGGCACTCACTCTCATGCCTACACGCAACACCCAGGTGTGAAGATTGGTGAGGCCAA GTTAATCTACAAGTGTTCCATGTGCGATACCGTTTTTACCCAGCAGCCTTTGCTGTACACCCACTTTGACCAGCACATTTCCAACCAGAAGGTGTCTGTCTTCAAATGTCCGGACTGCTCCATGCATTACGCCCAGAAACAGCTGATGCTGGATCACATCAAG TCCACGCATGGCACCCTGAAGAGCATCGAGGGGCCTCCTAACTTGGGCATTAACCTTCCATTGAGCAGTAAGCCGATTAACTCCATGACCCCCAGTCCCAACAACAAAGAGGGGGGTGCCCTCAGCAGCCTGGAGAAAGAAGACAAGAAACCCGCTTGTGCAGTTAAGAAGGCCGGTAACGGAACGGAACTCCTCAAAAAGCCCACATCGGCGTCCGCGGCCAGCGTGTGCCCTGGATGGAGCTGTAAGGAGTGTGACCGACTCTTCAcccagagggaggtgttcattGCACACATGAAGAGGGAACATGGCAAG CACCTGAAGAAACATCCCTGTCGCCAATGTGACAAGTCATTCAGCTCCTCCCACAGTCTGTGCCGACATAACCGGATCAAACATAAAGGTGTCCGGAAGGTCTATTCCTGTCT ACACTGTCCAGACTCCAAGCACACATTCACCAAGAGGTCACTTCTGGAGAAACACGTCCGGCTAATGCATGGCATCAGTGAAACAGAGGGCAAGGCGTCAGATGAGCCCCCCAACGCGGACGACCCTTCCAGCAAGGATCAG gtacGCAGTCCCAAACGCAAGCTCACCTCAGATGGCGAGGATGCTGAAGAGGACGATGAGGAAGACAACAAGGGAGGGGCGGGGTCTCCCGGCCAGCATCGCAGGGGCGTGTCCTCACAGCCTCTGAAGAAGCTGAAGGTGAACGTCTTCAAAACTCACAAGTGCGCCATGTGCAACTTCACCACCGAGGACCTGGTGCGCTTCCACGAACACATTCCCCAGCACAAGACGGACGTCTCATCCCACCAATGCCGTGAGTGTGGCCTCTGCTACACCTCGCACCATTCGCTGGCCCGCCACCTCTTCATCGTGCACAAGCTGAAGGAGCCGCCGGGCTCCGGGCGCCATAGCGACCAACAGGAGAACACTCCAGCGCCGGAGGAGACCCAGGGCATCCCAGACACGCAGTGCAAAGTGTGTGGCAAGGCCTTCGAGACCGAGGCcgccctgaacacacacatgcggacGCACGGTATGGCCTTCATCAAGTCCAAGAGACTGAGCGTGGCAGAGAAGTAG
- the oacyl gene encoding O-acyltransferase like protein isoform X2 → MLSGSSAVTLSAILGLLLPGPAVRTLNVTAKCLQDTIAFLTELDKDTPEEYAALMFDAFGKPGSDVTGGNVNQVGSLTECLSVQGPGFKGQYCQLFLKQGAVEYFVGICVPDSCDEEEVKTLVFYEKFKQGHISLISPVPALLLSDPTLDLLMTQCVSTYVTLDLSAIVCLCVCMLMMALPLAASAYVAVMRWRRRGEVRLGVDSTLFSNPALYGALLANHSREEFSCQDTSPWQGINAERDQEQSVTSGVVSYLQAFSVQASSVAVLGTVGVTFSSLNGIRVLSLLWVVCGHTVQLSAYSNLDNSKRWKETVASSPLYVFAFSGPVYLAVDTFLLLGGLLSAKSLLSSIQRSGDILSLRLVAYFLFKRFKRVQPLHLFMVCLIIALFSVLQRGVFWFIAEDEVVSCKKYWWSNLLLVNNLFTITNICAPWTWYLSIDFQFYVTTPLVIFLYRLNKCVMVAVATVLLVTSVLAGAMVTVVLCLPVHQPTTLTHENYFQYYYNKPYTRYGPYLLGMLAGLYMTTKTEGVLKHRWQAAAGWLSSLSAMALLVGLAYALKDVPPHVSLARAVYQGLHRSVWALALVWIILACEEGYGGVDSSVEHQLRLLSGSPGSNFIVQWQTGNLNALYRPQLFVPVPKPHGCDCSSGICADCAD, encoded by the exons ATGCTGTCCGGGAGTTCAGCTGTCACGCTGTCAGCCATCCTGGGCCTCCTCCTTCCTGGTCCCGCAGTGCGAACCCTCAACGTCACGGCTAAATGCCTGCAGGACACCATCGCCTTCCTTACGGAGCTGGATAAAGACACGCCCGAGGAATACGCAGCACTGA tgTTTGATGCCTTCGGAAAGCCAGGCAGTGATGTCACAGGAGGCAACGTGAACCAAGTTGGCTCCCTGacagagtgtctgtctgtccaagGCCCTGGGTTCAAAGGACAGTACTGCCAGCTCTTCCTGAAGcag GGGGCAGTAGAGTACTTTGTGGGTATTTGTGTGCCAGACTCCtgtgatgaggaggaggtgaagacACTTGTCTTCTATG agAAATTTAAACAGGGTCACATATCCCTCATATCTCCTGTGCCAGCTCTGCTATTATCAGATCCCACACTGGACTTATTAATGACCCAGTGTGTCAGCACGTATGTTACACTCGACCTGTCCGCTATAGTCTGCCT gtgtgtgtgcatgctgatgATGGCTCTACCTCTTGCTGCTTCTGCCTATGTGGCTGTCATGAGGTGGAGAAGGCGAGGCGAGGTCAGGCTTGGGGTCGACTCCACCCTTTTCTCAAATCCCGCCCTCTACGGAGCCCTTCTGGCCAATCACAGCAGAGAAGAATTTTCTTGCCAGGACACCTCACCATGGCAGGGCATcaatgcagagagagaccaggagcAAAGCGTTACTA GTGGCGTGGTCAGCTATCTGCAGGCGTTCTCTGTGCAGGCTAGCAGTGTGGCGGTCCTGGGCACTGTGGGTGTGACCTTCTCCTCTCTGAACGGCATCCGTGTCCTCAGCCTCCTGTGGGTCGTCTGTGGTCACACAGTGCAGCTGAGCGCCTACAGCAATCTGG ATAACAGTAAGAGGTGGAAAGAGACTGTGGCCAGCAGCCCTCTGTACGTGTTTGCCTTCAGTGGTCCTGTCTACCTGGCTGTGGACACTTTCCTGCTACTTGG TGGTCTCTTGAGTGCTAAATCCCTTCTGAGCTCTATCCAGAGGTCAGGAGACATTCTCAGCCTCCGCCTGGTTGCCTACTTCCTTTTTAAGCGGTTCAAGAG GGTCCAACCACTGCACCTCTTTATGGTGTGTTTGATCATTGCACTGTTCTCTGTGCTTCAGAGAGGGGTCTTCTGGTTCATAGCTGAGGACGAGGTGGTCTCCTGCAAGAAGTACTGGTGGTCTAATCTACTGCTCGTTAACAACCTTTTCACCATCACAAACATT TGCGCACCTTGGACGTGGTATCTCTCTATTGACTTCCAGTTCTATGTGACAACACCTTTGGTCATTTTTCTCTATAGACT gaACAAATGTGTGATGGTCGCCGTGGCAACAGTGCTGTTGGTGACATCTGTCTTGGCTGGTGCCATGGTCACAGTAGTGCTGTGTTTGCCTGTACACCAACCCACCACACT GACACATGAGAACTACTTTCAGTATTACTACAACAAGCCGTACACCAGATATGGTCCATACCTGCTTGGCATGCTAGCAGGACTTTACatgacaacaaaaacagaaggcGTTCTGAAACACAGG TggcaggctgctgctggttgGCTCAGCTCACTGTCTGCCATGGCCCTGCTGGTGGGGTTGGCCTACGCTCTGAAGGATGTCCCACCCCACGTGTCTCTGGCCCGTGCTGTGTATCAGGGCTTGCATCGCTCAGTGTGGGCTCTCGCTTTGGTCTGGATCATTCTGGCCTGTGAAGAAGGCTACGGTg GTGTGGACTCCTCTGTCGAACATCAGCTTCGCCTGCTATCTGGTTCACCCGGTTCTAATTTTATTGTTCAATGGCAAACAGGAAACCTCAATGCATTATACCGACCTCAACTTT TTGTACCTGTTCCTAAGCCACATGGTTGTGACTGTAGTTCTGGGATATGTGCTGACTGTGCTGATTGA
- the oacyl gene encoding O-acyltransferase like protein isoform X1: protein MLSGSSAVTLSAILGLLLPGPAVRTLNVTAKCLQDTIAFLTELDKDTPEEYAALMFDAFGKPGSDVTGGNVNQVGSLTECLSVQGPGFKGQYCQLFLKQGAVEYFVGICVPDSCDEEEVKTLVFYEKFKQGHISLISPVPALLLSDPTLDLLMTQCVSTYVTLDLSAIVCLCVCMLMMALPLAASAYVAVMRWRRRGEVRLGVDSTLFSNPALYGALLANHSREEFSCQDTSPWQGINAERDQEQSVTSGVVSYLQAFSVQASSVAVLGTVGVTFSSLNGIRVLSLLWVVCGHTVQLSAYSNLDNSKRWKETVASSPLYVFAFSGPVYLAVDTFLLLGGLLSAKSLLSSIQRSGDILSLRLVAYFLFKRFKRVQPLHLFMVCLIIALFSVLQRGVFWFIAEDEVVSCKKYWWSNLLLVNNLFTITNICAPWTWYLSIDFQFYVTTPLVIFLYRLNKCVMVAVATVLLVTSVLAGAMVTVVLCLPVHQPTTLTHENYFQYYYNKPYTRYGPYLLGMLAGLYMTTKTEGVLKHRWQAAAGWLSSLSAMALLVGLAYALKDVPPHVSLARAVYQGLHRSVWALALVWIILACEEGYGGFVNTFLSMKVWTPLSNISFACYLVHPVLILLFNGKQETSMHYTDLNFLYLFLSHMVVTVVLGYVLTVLIEKPYLFLSNAKG from the exons ATGCTGTCCGGGAGTTCAGCTGTCACGCTGTCAGCCATCCTGGGCCTCCTCCTTCCTGGTCCCGCAGTGCGAACCCTCAACGTCACGGCTAAATGCCTGCAGGACACCATCGCCTTCCTTACGGAGCTGGATAAAGACACGCCCGAGGAATACGCAGCACTGA tgTTTGATGCCTTCGGAAAGCCAGGCAGTGATGTCACAGGAGGCAACGTGAACCAAGTTGGCTCCCTGacagagtgtctgtctgtccaagGCCCTGGGTTCAAAGGACAGTACTGCCAGCTCTTCCTGAAGcag GGGGCAGTAGAGTACTTTGTGGGTATTTGTGTGCCAGACTCCtgtgatgaggaggaggtgaagacACTTGTCTTCTATG agAAATTTAAACAGGGTCACATATCCCTCATATCTCCTGTGCCAGCTCTGCTATTATCAGATCCCACACTGGACTTATTAATGACCCAGTGTGTCAGCACGTATGTTACACTCGACCTGTCCGCTATAGTCTGCCT gtgtgtgtgcatgctgatgATGGCTCTACCTCTTGCTGCTTCTGCCTATGTGGCTGTCATGAGGTGGAGAAGGCGAGGCGAGGTCAGGCTTGGGGTCGACTCCACCCTTTTCTCAAATCCCGCCCTCTACGGAGCCCTTCTGGCCAATCACAGCAGAGAAGAATTTTCTTGCCAGGACACCTCACCATGGCAGGGCATcaatgcagagagagaccaggagcAAAGCGTTACTA GTGGCGTGGTCAGCTATCTGCAGGCGTTCTCTGTGCAGGCTAGCAGTGTGGCGGTCCTGGGCACTGTGGGTGTGACCTTCTCCTCTCTGAACGGCATCCGTGTCCTCAGCCTCCTGTGGGTCGTCTGTGGTCACACAGTGCAGCTGAGCGCCTACAGCAATCTGG ATAACAGTAAGAGGTGGAAAGAGACTGTGGCCAGCAGCCCTCTGTACGTGTTTGCCTTCAGTGGTCCTGTCTACCTGGCTGTGGACACTTTCCTGCTACTTGG TGGTCTCTTGAGTGCTAAATCCCTTCTGAGCTCTATCCAGAGGTCAGGAGACATTCTCAGCCTCCGCCTGGTTGCCTACTTCCTTTTTAAGCGGTTCAAGAG GGTCCAACCACTGCACCTCTTTATGGTGTGTTTGATCATTGCACTGTTCTCTGTGCTTCAGAGAGGGGTCTTCTGGTTCATAGCTGAGGACGAGGTGGTCTCCTGCAAGAAGTACTGGTGGTCTAATCTACTGCTCGTTAACAACCTTTTCACCATCACAAACATT TGCGCACCTTGGACGTGGTATCTCTCTATTGACTTCCAGTTCTATGTGACAACACCTTTGGTCATTTTTCTCTATAGACT gaACAAATGTGTGATGGTCGCCGTGGCAACAGTGCTGTTGGTGACATCTGTCTTGGCTGGTGCCATGGTCACAGTAGTGCTGTGTTTGCCTGTACACCAACCCACCACACT GACACATGAGAACTACTTTCAGTATTACTACAACAAGCCGTACACCAGATATGGTCCATACCTGCTTGGCATGCTAGCAGGACTTTACatgacaacaaaaacagaaggcGTTCTGAAACACAGG TggcaggctgctgctggttgGCTCAGCTCACTGTCTGCCATGGCCCTGCTGGTGGGGTTGGCCTACGCTCTGAAGGATGTCCCACCCCACGTGTCTCTGGCCCGTGCTGTGTATCAGGGCTTGCATCGCTCAGTGTGGGCTCTCGCTTTGGTCTGGATCATTCTGGCCTGTGAAGAAGGCTACGGTg gttttgtgaatacatttttgtctaTGAAGGTGTGGACTCCTCTGTCGAACATCAGCTTCGCCTGCTATCTGGTTCACCCGGTTCTAATTTTATTGTTCAATGGCAAACAGGAAACCTCAATGCATTATACCGACCTCAACTTT TTGTACCTGTTCCTAAGCCACATGGTTGTGACTGTAGTTCTGGGATATGTGCTGACTGTGCTGATTGAGAAGCCTTACCTATTCCTGAGCAACGCTAAAGGATAA